From Gammaproteobacteria bacterium, a single genomic window includes:
- a CDS encoding sulfite exporter TauE/SafE family protein, with protein MEELSIGLFVLAIIMAVVAFAYSSVGLGGASSYTAIMVLAGMSTVVVPTVSLVMNLFVTTIGAFNFLRHRHGRFDLIAPFLVSSIPFSYLGGSLVLPRVVFYWLLLASLLIIAARIYLFSNLRIQLQLTRNGEITVSLILGAILGFVAGAVGIGGGVYLVPLIILFGLGSEKEAAACGAIFIWMNSLAGLAARLQYQSIDIVEYWPLLAATVVGGFIGSHSGAKIFAPETMQRILGVIILIAIGFLLRKLLFNM; from the coding sequence GTGGAAGAGTTATCCATCGGACTGTTTGTGCTTGCCATAATCATGGCTGTTGTGGCATTCGCCTATTCTTCCGTCGGTCTCGGTGGCGCCTCATCCTATACCGCGATTATGGTACTGGCCGGTATGTCCACCGTTGTTGTGCCAACTGTTTCACTGGTTATGAACCTGTTTGTTACCACTATCGGCGCTTTCAATTTTCTGCGCCATCGTCATGGCCGGTTTGACCTGATCGCGCCGTTCCTGGTGTCATCAATCCCGTTTTCCTATCTTGGTGGCAGCCTGGTGCTGCCACGCGTTGTATTTTACTGGCTGTTGCTGGCATCACTGTTGATCATTGCAGCGCGCATATACCTGTTCAGCAACCTGCGCATCCAGCTGCAGTTGACACGCAACGGCGAAATTACTGTTTCATTAATCCTCGGGGCGATACTCGGTTTCGTGGCCGGTGCCGTCGGAATCGGCGGCGGCGTTTACCTGGTGCCATTGATTATCCTGTTTGGTCTCGGCAGTGAAAAAGAAGCCGCTGCCTGTGGTGCAATTTTTATCTGGATGAATTCTCTGGCCGGACTTGCAGCGCGTTTGCAATACCAGAGTATTGATATCGTCGAATACTGGCCGCTGCTGGCAGCGACAGTTGTCGGCGGGTTTATTGGCTCGCATAGCGGTGCCAAAATATTTGCGCCGGAAACCATGCAGCGTATCCTGGGTGTGATAATACTGATAGCAATTGGCTTCCTGTTAAGGAAGCTGTTGTTCAATATGTGA